Proteins encoded by one window of Paenibacillus sp. DCT19:
- a CDS encoding cysteine-rich CWC family protein, whose amino-acid sequence MSSEQDATHHQNTDVLVCPLCGEANRCSYAAGHPHSECWCNRATFPEGIFDRIPAEQRRKSCICQRCLDAYTNKLTLKQEPYSR is encoded by the coding sequence ATGTCTTCAGAACAGGATGCTACTCATCATCAGAATACTGATGTTCTTGTCTGCCCGTTATGCGGAGAAGCTAATCGCTGTTCCTATGCGGCTGGACACCCTCATTCGGAATGCTGGTGTAACCGGGCTACTTTCCCCGAAGGTATATTTGACCGTATTCCAGCAGAACAGCGCCGCAAATCATGCATATGCCAGCGCTGTTTGGATGCATATACCAACAAGCTTACATTAAAACAAGAGCCATACAGTCGTTAA